The Geothrix oryzae DNA window CCAAGCGGACCGGAAAAGCAAAAGCCCGGCTCTGCCGGGCTTTTGCGCGGGGGCCCGAGGGTGTGCGCATCGCGCACCGCTAGCTCCTCGCCACGCATGCGTGGCGAGGAGAACCCCCGGAAGGCATCAATGCTGACTTTTCTGGTGCTCCTCGATGAGCTTGTTGACCACATCCGGTTCGGCCAGGGTGGAGATGTCACCCATGCCGTCGTACTCGGCCGACGCGATCTTGCGCAGGATGCGGCGCATGATCTTGCCGCTGCGGGTCTTGGGCAGGCCGGCCGCGATGTGGATGACATCCGGGGCGGCGAAGGCGCCGATGGCCTGTCGCACCTGCTCCTTGAGGGCGCCGATGAGCTGGTCCTGGTTGCCCTCGGAGAACCCGGAGTTCAGGAGGACATAGCAGTAGATGCCCTGGCCCTTGATGGGGTGCGGGTAGCCCACCACGGCCGCCTCGGCCACGGCCTCGTGGGCCACCAGGGCGCTTTCCACCTCGGCCGTGCCCAGCCGGTGGCCGGACACATTGATCACATCGTCGATGCGGCCCGTGATCCAGTAGTAGCCGTCCTCGTCGCGGCGAGCCCCGTCGCCTGTGAAATAGTAGCCCGGGTACTGGGTGAAGTAGGTCTCCCGGAACCGCTTATGATCGCCATGCACCGTGCGGGCCTGGCCGGGCCACGGGGCCCCGAGGCAGAGGGCGCCGGAGACATCGTTGCCCTCGATGGGAATGCCCGTGGCCGGGTCCACGATGACGGGCTTCACCCCGAAGAAGGGCAGCGTGGCCGAACCCGGCTTGGTGGGCGTCACACCGGGCAGGGGCGTGATGAGGATGCCACCGGTCTCCGTCTGCCACCAGGTGTCCACGACGGTACAGCGGGCATCACCCACCACATCGTGATACCAGCGCCACACCTCGGGATTGATGGGCTCACCCACGGTACCGAGGATGCGGAGCGACTTGCGGCTGTACTTCTTGATCCAGTCGTCGCCCGCCTGGGCCAGGGCCCGCAGGGCCGTGGGCGCGGTGTAGAAGATGCTCACGCCCAGGTCGTCGATGATCTGCCAGTAGCGGCCCGGATCGGGGTAGAGGGGCGTGGATTCAAAGATGACAGTGGTGGCCCCGTTGGCCAGGGGCCCATAGACGATGTAGCTGTGCCCCGTCACCCAGCCGATGTCGGCCGCGCAGAAGTAGATGTCCTCGGGGTGGTAGTCGAAGACCAGCTTGTGGGTGAAGGCCGCGTAGGTCAGGTAGCCGCCCGTGGTGTGCAGCAGGCCCTTGGGCTTCCCGGTGCTGCCG harbors:
- the acs gene encoding acetate--CoA ligase → MSQDLFPVKPDIRERAHIKTMEEYQRLYRLSLDNPEWFWGEQAKMLTWFHPWQSVFDADYKEVDFSWFMGGRINASFNCIDRHLPHLGDKTAIIWAQDEPGVYTHITYRDLKHNVARVANVLLHNGVKKGDRVCIYLTMIPELVYTMLACARIGAVHSVVFGGFSAESLRDRIVDARCKVVVTANEGLRGGKKVPLKRTVDRAIEGMSLVECVLVARRTDSEVPMQPGRDLWLDEETAKQRSTCTNEWMGAEDPLFILYTSGSTGKPKGLLHTTGGYLTYAAFTHKLVFDYHPEDIYFCAADIGWVTGHSYIVYGPLANGATTVIFESTPLYPDPGRYWQIIDDLGVSIFYTAPTALRALAQAGDDWIKKYSRKSLRILGTVGEPINPEVWRWYHDVVGDARCTVVDTWWQTETGGILITPLPGVTPTKPGSATLPFFGVKPVIVDPATGIPIEGNDVSGALCLGAPWPGQARTVHGDHKRFRETYFTQYPGYYFTGDGARRDEDGYYWITGRIDDVINVSGHRLGTAEVESALVAHEAVAEAAVVGYPHPIKGQGIYCYVLLNSGFSEGNQDQLIGALKEQVRQAIGAFAAPDVIHIAAGLPKTRSGKIMRRILRKIASAEYDGMGDISTLAEPDVVNKLIEEHQKSQH